Proteins from a single region of Hypomesus transpacificus isolate Combined female chromosome 9, fHypTra1, whole genome shotgun sequence:
- the LOC124471116 gene encoding transcription factor 15-like — translation MAFTMLRPISTHPFSYPPPDLNMMSDDDENRSESDGSSDQSYGCCASSGKYRKISRVVGVGGVVVVKQRNAANARERDRTQSVNTAFTALRTLIPTEPMDRKLSKIETLRLASSYISHLANVLVLGDGREDGQPCLSAVYRARDGEAKQPKTICTFCLSSQRKGMKEGRDCAKMHGTLKLHGASTLRMNRR, via the exons ATGGCTTTTACAATGTTGAGGCCAATATCAACTCATCCGTTTTCCTACCCACCTCCTGACCTCAACATGATGTCCGACGACGACGAAAACAGGAGCGAGAGTGACGGTAGCTCGGATCAGAGCTACGGATGCTGTGCCAGCTCAGGGAAATACCGAAAGATTTCTCGCGTCGTTGGGGTTGGTGGGGTGGTTGTTGTCAAACAACGAAACGCAGCAAACGCCAGGGAACGAGACCGTACACAGAGTGTCAACACCGCCTTCACTGCGCTCAGAACACTAATACCCACCGAGCCGATGGACAGAAAGCTTTCCAAAATTGAAACTCTCCGACTGGCCTCCAGCTATATCTCGCATCTGGCCAACGTTCTCGTGCTTGGGGATGGGCGCGAGGATGGGCAGCCTTGTCTGAGCGCAGTGTACCGCGCGCGTGATGGAGAGGCCAAGCAACCGAAAACGATATGCACATTTTGCTTGAGCAGTCAGCGAAAAGGG ATGAAAGAAGGGAGAGACTGTGCCAAAATGCATGGCACCCTGAAATTGCATGGAGCGAGTACACTGCGGATGAATCGGCGTTAA